The following proteins are co-located in the Silene latifolia isolate original U9 population chromosome 1, ASM4854445v1, whole genome shotgun sequence genome:
- the LOC141593299 gene encoding receptor-like protein EIX1 produces MEKLESLVYLLELKQLESLDLSLNNFSYSSIPRFMGSMKKLRYLNLSSASFGGLVPYELGNLTNLRVLDLGSAANELTVHSLGWVSHLRELRYLNMSGVQMSYANDWMESVIGPLPYIRELHLSSCGLTLHNVIHKNSSFSARLPIRYLDLSINNFSGDIPRVVQNLTSLEHLDLSQNMLSGEIPAALEKLSNLEELDLSRNILSFIASSLRFPSNLKSLDLYGNQLSGKIPTSIGKLSKLKDLVICSNPWEGTVLSEPHFANLSSLIDINIEETLLTLDLPLDWVPPFQLLSFSASHCNSNGQIPPWLQTQKSLINLALSNANISGLMPQWFHTMPQLSTVDLSNNHLSGSPIFPINFMSINLCNNSLSGNFLLSNDSKTNVYPQATITALLNNFISGPLPESLCQIMPNLEYLDLDNNQISGPIPDSWCQLTSLVALYIQNNSLKGVIPNCWGLGQRMPKLEILVLSNNQIEGPIPDSLCRIPSLVLLDIGKNRLSGVIPTCWSNVSSFSIVNLSYNKLKGRIPCFNNRTADKLGFYDHFYLHLNDNMLSGEIPSCLSDLTNLKFLDIGGNQLSGKMHKWFKAEKFRSLKILRLRGNKFTGTIPTHICSLPYLQLIDLGHNHFMGSIPGCLSNLTAMTSLNASQDNFLSDVSEVIQGIERAYTSTLQYLVDIDLSCNNLVGSIPNDITKISGLLSLNLSFNQLSGMIPENIGGLKSLVSLDLSENKLRGSIPTSIGELYSLSHLNLSYNNLSGQIPTGNQLQTLSDQASIYAGNPYLCGDSLPKKCKSKVDKQVKGRSYKASSDNAKKFEKMGFGLVVMSGFATGFWGVVGCLVLNTRWRHVVFQRLEDMYNWLYVIVALRVAKINRR; encoded by the coding sequence ATGGAGAAGCTCGAGTCCTTGGTGTATTTACTTGAGCTGAAACAACTGGAGAGCTTGGACTTGAGCCTCAATAACTTCAGTTATAGCTCAATTCCGAGATTTATGGGTTCCATGAAGAAACTCAGGTATCTCAATCTCTCATCTGCTTCTTTTGGTGGTTTAGTTCCTTATGAATTAGGTAACCTCACTAACCTACGAGTCCTTGATCTGGGTAGTGCGGCTAACGAGCTCACTGTTCACAGTTTAGGTTGGGTTTCTCATCTAAGAGAACTGCGCTACTTGAACATGAGTGGTGTGCAGATGAGTTATGCAAATGATTGGATGGAGTCGGTAATTGGACCGCTCCCTTATATTAGGGAGTTGCATTTATCTTCTTGTGGACTGACCCTTCATAATGTTATTCACAAAAACTCCTCATTTTCTGCCCGCCTTCCAATCCGATATTTAGATCTGAGTATTAACAACTTTAGCGGAGACATACCTCGTGTAGTGCAAAACCTCACATCTCTTGAGCACCTTGACCTTTCACAGAACATGTTATCAGGTGAGATTCCAGCAGCATTAGAGAAGCTATCAAATTTGGAGGAATTAGATCTCTCTCGAAACATCTTGAGCTTTATAGCATCCTCTCTTAGGTTTCCATCAAACTTGAAGTCCCTAGATCTCTATGGTAATCAGTTGAGTGGCAAAATACCAACATCAATAGGAAAACTTTCCAAGCTGAAAGATTTAGTTATTTGCTCCAATCCGTGGGAAGGTACAGTTTTGTCTGAACCCCACTTCGCTAACCTCTCAAGCTTGATAGATATAAACATAGAAGAAACATTGCTAACACTCGACCTGCCTTTAGATTGGGTGCCTCCATTCCAACTTCTATCATTCTCCGCAAGTCACTGCAATAGCAACGGACAAATTCCTCCATGGCTTCAAACTCAAAAGTCTCTAATTAATCTCGCTCTATCAAATGCAAATATATCAGGGCTCATGCCACAATGGTTTCATACAATGCCCCAACTTAGCACTGTCGACCTTTCTAACAACCACCTTAGCGGGTCTCCTATTTTTCCCATCAACTTTATGTCAATCAACCTCTGTAATAACTCTTTGTCTGGGAATTTTTTGTTGTCAAATGACAGTAAAACAAATGTATATCCTCAAGCTACCATCACAGCTCTCCTCAATAATTTCATCTCTGGACCGCTTCCAGAAAGTTTATGTCAAATAATGCCTAACTTGGAATATTTAGATCTTGACAATAATCAAATAAGTGGTCCAATCCCCGATTCTTGGTGCCAACTTACGTCATTGGTAGCTTTATATATTCAAAATAATAGCCTCAAAGGGGTGATTCCAAATTGTTGGGGATTAGGTCAGAGAATGCCTAAGTTGGAAATTCTTGTCCTTTCTAATAATCAAATTGAGGGTCCGATCCCCGATTCTTTGTGTCGGATTCCGTCATTGGTACTTTTAGATATTGGAAAAAATAGGTTATCTGGGGTGATTCCTACTTGTTGGTCCAATGTTTCAAGTTTTTCCATTGTAAACCTCTCATATAACAAGCTCAAAGGACGTATTCCCTGTTTTAATAACCGAACTGCGGACAAGTTGGGGTTCTACGATCATTTTTATTTGCATTTGAATGACAATATGTTGAGCGGAGAGATCCCTTCATGCTTGAGTGATCTCACGAATCTAAAATTTCTAGACATTGGCGGAAACCAGCTCTCAGGCAAAATGCACAAGTGGTTTAAAGCCGAAAAGTTTAGAAGCCTGAAAATACTTAGGCTGAGAGGAAATAAGTTTACTGGTACTATTCCAACGCATATATGCTCCTTGCCTTATCTCCAACTCATTGACCTTGGCCATAACCATTTTATGGGTTCTATTCCTGGTTGTTTAAGTAACCTTACAGCTATGACTTCACTCAATGCATCACAGGATAACTTTTTAAGCGATGTCAGTGAAGTAATCCAAGGTATAGAGCGTGCATATACGAGCACACTACAATATTTGGTGGATATAGACCTTTCCTGCAATAACTTGGTGGGTAGCATTCCCAATGACATCACAAAGATCTCCGGCTTGTTGAGTCTCAACTTGTCATTTAATCAGTTATCTGGAATGATTCCCGAGAACATTGGGGGTTTGAAATCATTGGTGTCACTAGACTTGTCAGAGAATAAACTGAGAGGAAGTATCCCAACAAGCATCGGTGAACTATATAGCTTGAGCCACCTTAACTTGTCCTACAACAATTTATCCGGTCAAATCCCGACTGGGAATCAGCTACAAACCTTATCTGATCAAGCCTCGATTTATGCTGGAAATCCTTATCTTTGTGGAGATTCTCTACCTAAGAAGTGCAAAAGCAAAGTTGACAAGCAAGTTAAGGGTAGGAGCTATAAGGCTAGCAGCGACAATGCGAAGAAGTTTGAGAAAATGGGGTTCGGCCTAGTTGTGATGTCGGGATTTGCTACTGGTTTCTGGGGTGTTGTTGGGTGTTTGGTGTTGAATACAAGGTGGAGGCATGTAGTTTTCCAGCGTCTCGAAGACATGTATAATTGGTTGTATGTGATAGTTGCTTTGAGGGTAGCTAAGATCAACCGGAGATGA
- the LOC141593280 gene encoding putative carotenoid cleavage dioxygenase 4, chloroplastic, translated as MDALSSSFISSIPQRKISVITIKPSSSPLRINISAVRTEDKPKVSEKASPTQKLPSTLPKSYPPKLQPKSDKTRPRYVTSPSFPSTVLNTIDDIINKFVDPPTRVSVDPRHVLSQNFAPVDELPPTDCEVLEGVLPSCLKGAYIRNGPNPQFLPRGPYHLFDGDGMLHAIRISDGKATLCSRYVKTYKYMIENEAGANILPSVFSGFNGLAGSAARGTLAAARFIAGQFNPSNGIGSANTSLALFGEKLYALGESDLPYQVRLTPNGDIQTLGRNDFDGKLFMSMTAHPKVDLQTGETFAFRYGPMPPFLTFFRFDSKGNKQADVPIFSMTRPSFLHDFAITKKYAIFPDIQIGMDPAEMILRGGSPVGLDPSKISRIGVLPRYANDEKEIKWFDVPGLNIIHAINAWDEVDKDGNESIVIVAPNIMSPEHTLERLDLIHALVEKVHIDLKTGMVSRRPLSARNLDFGVLNPAYLGKKNKYVYAAVGDPMPKISGIVKLDVSVTQDRRECIVASRMFGPGCYGGEPFFVAKDSENPDADEDDGYLVTYVHDENTGESKFQVMDAKSANLDIVASVKLPQRVPYGFHGLFVSDKDIKKL; from the coding sequence ATGGATGCATTATCTTCGTCTTTTATCTCGTCAATTCCACAAAGAAAAATTTCTGTTATTACAATTAAACCTTCGTCGTCACCTTTAAGAATTAACATATCAGCTGTAAGAACAGAAGATAAGCCTAAAGTATCGGAAAAAGCGTCACCAACGCAAAAACTGCCATCTACATTACCAAAATCATATCCGCCAAAATTGCAGCCCAAATCGGACAAAACCCGTCCAAGATATGTAACCAGTCCTTCATTTCCATCAACAGTTTTAAACACAATAGATGACATAATCAATAAGTTTGTCGATCCACCTACACGCGTGTCAGTCGATCCAAGGCACGTCCTGTCACAGAACTTTGCTCCGGTGGATGAGCTTCCTCCTACAGACTGTGAGGTTCTAGAAGGTGTTCTTCCTTCGTGTCTTAAGGGAGCATACATCCGAAATGGGCCCAACCCACAATTCCTTCCTCGTGGGCCCTACCATCTGTTTGACGGGGATGGAATGCTCCATGCCATTCGGATCTCAGATGGCAAGGCCACACTTTGTAGCCGTTATGTCAAAACGTACAAGTATATGATTGAGAATGAAGCGGGAGCTAATATTCTTCCAAGTGTTTTTTCAGGGTTTAATGGCCTTGCAGGGTCTGCGGCCAGAGGAACTCTGGCCGCAGCCAGGTTTATTGCAGGGCAATTTAACCCGAGTAATGGTATTGGATCGGCTAACACGAGTTTAGCCTTGTTTGGTGAGAAACTTTACGCGCTAGGAGAGTCAGATCTTCCTTATCAAGTAAGATTGACTCCAAACGGAGATATTCAAACCCTCGGTCGCAATGACTTTGATGGGAAGCTATTCATGAGCATGACTGCTCATCCTAAAGTCGATCTACAAACCGGTGAGACTTTTGCCTTCCGTTATGGTCCTATGCCACCGTTTCTAACATTTTTTAGGTTCGACTCCAAAGGAAACAAACAAGCAGACGTGCCCATTTTCTCCATGACACGGCCCTCGTTCCTCCATGACTTTGCTATCACAAAGAAATATGCTATATTTCCCGATATCCAAATTGGGATGGACCCCGCAGAAATGATTCTGCGGGGTGGATCTCCAGTTGGTTTAGACCCATCAAAGATTTCAAGAATTGGGGTCCTCCCACGGTACGCTAATGATGAGAAGGAAATCAAGTGGTTCGACGTGCCTGGATTGAATATTATCCATGCCATCAATGCATGGGATGAAGTGGACAAAGACGGAAATGAATCTATAGTTATAGTAGCACCAAATATTATGTCCCCAGAACACACGTTAGAACGACTGGATCTAATCCATGCATTGGTCGAGAAAGTTCATATCGATCTCAAGACTGGAATGGTCTCAAGACGGCCACTATCCGCCAGAAACCTAGACTTCGGCGTCCTAAATCCAGCTTACCTAGGAAAGAAAAACAAGTACGTTTACGCAGCAGTTGGTGACCCAATGCCAAAAATATCAGGAATAGTGAAACTAGATGTGTCTGTAACCCAAGATCGGCGAGAATGCATAGTTGCAAGCCGGATGTTTGGGCCAGGGTGCTATGGAGGCGAGCCATTCTTTGTGGCAAAGGATTCAGAAAATCCGGATGCAGACGAAGATGACGGGTACTTAGTAACTTATGTTCATGATGAAAATACAGGGGAATCAAAGTTTCAAGTCATGGATGCTAAGTCAGCTAACCTTGACATTGTTGCCTCTGTGAAGTTACCTCAACGCGTACCTTACGGGTTTCATGGATTGTTTGTAAGCGACAAAGACATTAAGAAGTTGTAG
- the LOC141640276 gene encoding uncharacterized protein LOC141640276: protein MLVSLLRYYHGSLEGIKGAISFLKRPRVHQLKAELSDCKQKKDQSVVQYYTNLKTIWDELASYSKVPPCTCGAANEMLKEREEAKVHQFLMGLDTSLYGHIRSNLLMDDEVASLSRAYALVLREERHKAVTKGKEEVLDATAAMAARVTDATTARARARVNNNSFEKEEPEIFHCGYCGKPWHTEENCWDKPGNQGRGRGRGGRGRRGRGRGGRGNYQRANAAGVADEGSNGNLTMGELTQLRTLLAKKEGNSKQAGPIYEDEDWTG, encoded by the exons ATGCTAGTATCGCTTTTACGGTACTATCATGGAAGTTTGGAAGGAATTAAAGGAGCGATATCTTTCTTGAAACGCCCTAGAGTACATCAATTGAAGGCGGAATTAAGCGACTGCAAACAAAAGAAAGATCAGTCTGTGGTCCAATATTACACAAATTTGAAAACCATATGGGATGAATTAGCAAGTTATAGCAAAGTGCCTCCGTGCACTTGTGGAGCGGCTAATGAAATGCTCAAAGAACGAGAAGAGGCGAAGGTCCATCAGTTCCTTATGGGACTAGATACAAGTCTTTATGGACACATCCGATCAAATTTGTTAATGGATGACGAAGTTGCCTCGCTAAGCAGGGCCTATGCACTAGTGCTAAGAGAAGAGCGGCATAAAGCAGTAACAAAGGGAAAAGAAGAAGTCCTCGATGCAACTGCGGCAATGGCGGCCAGAGTCACAGACGCGACGACTGCTCGTGCTCGTGCTCGGGTGAATAACAACTCTTTCGAAAAAGAGGAACCAGAAATTTTCCACTGTGGGTATTGCGGAAAACCATGGCACACCGAGGAAAATTGCTGGGATAAACCGGGCAATCAAGGCAGGGGGAGAGGACGCGGCGGTCGTGGACGGCGTGGCAGAGGCCGAGGAGGTCGTGGTAACTATCAGAGGGCAAATGCGGCTGGAGTTGCTGATGAAGGGAGTAATGGAAACCTGACAATGGGAGAATTAACACAACTCCGCACTCTCTTGGCGAAAAAGGAAGGTAACAGTAAACAAGCAG GACCTATCTACGAGGATGaagattggacggggtga
- the LOC141593264 gene encoding protein AE7-like, giving the protein MVSGLINANPTVYEKKERRSRPQQPDLVDEYSVEPIDELEIFDHIRDIKDPEHPYSLEELKVVTEDSVELDDKRSHVRVTFTPTVEHCSMATVIGLCLRVKLLRSLPSRYKVDIRVAPGTHATEAAVNKQLNDKERVAAALENPNLVDMVDECLAPSFA; this is encoded by the exons GTCTATGAGAAGAAAGAGCGCAGATCTCGTCCTCAACAACCTGACCTGGTTGATGAGTACTCTGTCGAACCCATTGACGAGCTTGAGATTTTTG ATCATATTAGAGACATAAAAGATCCTGAGCATCCGTATTCTCTAGAAGAGCTGAAAGTGGTGACAGAAGATTCTGTTGAATTAGATGACAAGCGTAGTCATGTTCG AGTAACATTCACGCCAACAGTTGAACATTGTAGTATGGCAACAGTCATTGGCCTATGCTTAAGGGTGAAACTCTTGCGGAGCTTGCCTTCACGTTACAAG GTGGATATCAGAGTAGCGCCAGGAACCCATGCTACTGAGGCCGCAG TTAATAAACAGTTGAATGACAAGGAGCGTGTAGCAGCCGCTTTAGAAAATCCTAACCTAGTGGATATGGTTGATGAATGTCTAGCTCCGTCCTTTGCTTGA
- the LOC141593331 gene encoding uncharacterized protein LOC141593331 — MDFELRRAREKLLKEQKERKERAKLKLDRENKAKIEASRIRQAVESAQRIRRIDAAEAQAKADQQMAESLLSGGGIMFSRVLEAVPFPGVGDKIKLPPTCFTELSDQGAFDKGPVYFRLSIAGQERTSDTASVSEGHGVTHSGVLEFTAEEGRVALPPHVWNNLLSSETPMTPMIEVQYVRLPKGSYAKLQSDEVAFLEVPNHKAVLETTLRQHATLSQEDTIMVKHGELTFKLHVLELKPSSSVSVLETDIEVDIVNPFSTSDINKQTVLKPLTFGSSESGTVEEGQYMYYKFTLGNDAWNIISSHDAKLEVKLDVDTGSGDTDLYMSKHPLLYPTNHQHQWSSHDVGSKTLILSSRDQNLEEATFSIGVYGFKGISKYTISVNIQDNSTRGQQAGLSSSALDADTLECGNCKHFIPSRSIALHEAYCRRHNVICQHAGCGVVLRVENAKNHVHCSRCGKAFQQAEMEKHMKVFHEPIHCSCGVVLEKEEMVQHQSTICPMRMITCRFCGDIVQAGSSPMDMRDHLRGLSEHESLCGSRTAPCDSCGRSVMLKEMDIHRIAVHPNN, encoded by the exons ATGGATTTCGAGCTACGAAGAGCGAGGGAAAAGCTATTAAAAGaacaaaaagagagaaaagaaagagCAAAATTGAAACTTGATCGTGAAAATAAAGCTAAAATTGAAGCTTCTCGTATACGTCAAGCTGTTGAATCTGCTCAACGTATTCGTCGTATCGATGCCGCCGAAGCTCAAGCTAAG GCAGATCAACAGATGGCAGAAAGTCTTCTTTCTGGAGGAGGAATCATGTTTTCTCGGGTCTTAGAAGCTGTACCTTTTCCTGGTGTTGGAGATAAGATCAAGTTACCGCCAACTTGTTTTACTGAATTGTCTGATCAAGGTGCTTTTGACAAAGGACCTGTGTACTTCCGTTTATCCATCGCTGGGCAAGAACGTACATCTGACACCGCTAGTGTAAGTGAGGGCCACGGAGTGACTCATTCAGGCGTACTGGAATTCACAGCAGAAGAAGGACGTGTTGCCCTTCCACCACATGTATGGAACAACCTACTCTCGTCAGAAACGCCAATGACTCCGATGATTGAGGTTCAGTATGTCCGTTTGCCAAAAGGATCTTATGCAAAACTTCAGTCAGATGAGGTTGCCTTTTTGGAAGTACCAAATCATAAGGCTGTCCTTGAAACGACCCTTCGTCAACATGCTACCCTTTCTCAGGAGGATACAATCATGGTCAAACACGGAGAGCTTACGTTCAAGTTACATGTCCTCGAACTAAAACCCTCGTCCAGTGTTTCTGTCCTAGAGACAGATATTGAGGTTGATATTGTCAATCCATTTTCAACCTCAGACATAAATAAACAAACCGTTCTGAAGCCGCTCACGTTTGGATCATCAGAATCTGGGACCGTTGAGGAAGGGCAATATATGTACTACAAATTCACTCTCGGAAATGATGCTTGGAATATAATCTCTTCTCATGATGCTAAACTAGAAGTGAAGCTAGATGTTGACACAGGTTCAGGAGATACTGATCTTTACATGTCAAAGCATCCATTGCTTTATCCCACAAACCATCAGCATCAGTGGTCCTCACATGATGTGGGCTCCAAGACGTTGATACTTAGTTCGCGGGATCAGAATCTGGAAGAGGCCACTTTTAGTATTGGAGTTTATGGGTTCAAAGGGATATCAAAGTACACAATATCAGTAAATATTCAGGATAACTCCACTCGTGGCCAGCAAGCTGGTCTGTCTTCATCAGCCCTTGATGCAGATACACTGGAATGCGGGAATTGCAAGCATTTCATACCTAGTAGAAGTATAGCTTTGCATGAAGCCTATTGTCGTAGACACAATGTCATATGTCAGCATGCAGGTTGTGGAGTCGTTCTCCGAGTGGAGAATGCCAAAAACCATGTGCATTGCAGTCGATGTGGGAAGGCCTTTCAGCAGGCAGAGATGGAGAAGCACATGAAAGTGTTCCATGAACCCATCCATTGTTCATGTGGAGTAGTTCTCGAGAAAGAGGAAATG GTCCAACATCAGTCTACAATATGCCCAATGCGTATGATAACATGCCGGTTTTGTGGAGATATAGTCCAAGCTGGGAGTTCACCTATGGACATGCGAGATCATTTAAGAGGACTTTCGGAGCATGAGAGCTTATGTGGTTCCAGAACTGCCCCGTGTGATTCTTGTGGGCGTTCCGTCATGTTGAAAGAGATGGACATTCACCGGATTGCTGTTCACCCAAACAACTGA